The Mycoplasmopsis caviae sequence TTATACAACAAGAAGTTAAACTTGGTGTTGATATAAATAAAGAATTAACTTTTGATAACTATGTAGAAAGCAATTTTAATAAGGATGCAATTAAATTAGCAAATTATTTAATTAAAGGTGGAATAGAATACAATCCAATATTTATTTATGCTAAAAGCGGGTTAGGGAAAACACACTTGCTACATGCTATTGGTAACAAATTACAAGAACAAGGCAAAAGTGTAAAATACATAAATCCGAGTATATATGCAAGAGATATTTCTTTTTATTTACAAGAAAATGACCAAGCAAAATTAAAGAGAATAAAAGATGAGTTTGATAATGCAGACTATTTAATGTTTGATGATTTTCAAAGTTATGGGGTTGGCAATAAAAAAGCAACAATTCAAACTATTTATAATATTTTAGATTTTAGATTAAATAATGATAAAATCACTATATTTTGTTCAGATAAGCCTATAAATAACTTAAATGCAATGTTTGATGAGCGTTTAGTTTCAAGACTTTTTATGGGACTTCAACTTGAAATTAAACAACCACAACAAGAAGATTTATTAAGAGTTCTTGATTATATGCTTGACATAAATCAAATGCAACCAGAGGCATGAGAAAAAGAAGCAAAGAATTTTATAACAAGAAATTACTCGACTTCAATAAGAACACTTATTGGTGCTATTACTAGATTAAAATTCTATCGTGCTGAAATGAGTAGAACTAACTCAAAATATACTGTTGCTGTTGTAAATTCAATACTAAAAGACATGCAACAAACAAAAGAAAATATTACACCTGATTCCATTATCGAATATGTCGCAAAATATTACAAAATACCAAAAAAAGAAATCCTTGGTAAAGGAAGACAAAAAGATGTTGTTTTAGCAAGACATATTGCTATTTATGTAATAAGAAACCAACTCGAAATTCCACTTGAACAGATTGGCCAAATTTTTGGTAATAGAGACCATTCGACAATAATTAATGCTATTAAAAAAATTGAAACAGAAAGCGATATGCCTGATAAAACAATAAAAAGAACTATATCAATGATTAGTGATGATATCTACAAATTAAAATAGTTATTCACTGCTTATTAACATTTAAAAAAATAAAAAAGTTAAAAAATATAATAAAAAAAGTTAAAAATTTGCTTTTTTATAAGTTTTCCACAAAATAACAAAACATATTATTAATATATTTAAAAGGAGTTTTTATGAAATTTCACATTAAAAAACAGTTGTTAGATGAAACACTAGAAATAGTAACAAAATATTCTGATCCTATAAATTCACTTTATGGTTTTAGGTGTATATTAATTAAAGTAGAAAATGAAAAAATTACGTTTTCAGCTTCAAATGGTGTTATAAATATTATTAAATCATTAGATGTAGATGATGTTAATATAAAAATAGAAGAAACAGGAATGTTTTTAATACAAGCAAATATTTTTAAGAATGTTATTAAAAAATTAAGTGGGATGATAACTCTTAACCAAGAATTTTCTACAAGATTAGAAATATCACAAAGAAATTCAAATTATAAATTAACAACAAATCCTATAAGTTCATTTCCTGAAATAGAAGAAAATATAAATTTGAAAAAAATTGAAATAGACACTAACGAATTTAGAAAAGCTATAAAATCAACGATATTTGCAGTTAGCCAAGATTCTTCGCTTGTTTATAAATGTATTAATTTTAAATTTAAAGATAATAAATTAAATTTGACAGCAACAGATGCAGCAAGACTTTCTTATTATTCAATGAATTTAAATAATTATCAATACTCAAATGAAGAATTTTCAGTTAATAGTAAAGATGTAAAAGATTTAATACCAGCAGATGCACCTAAAAAAATTACTTTTTTCTTTAATAGAATAAAAATGGGAATTGAATATAAAAATACAGTAATTACTTCAAGAATTGTTGATTTACCTTACCCTGATATTGAAAGTTTATTTACTTCAATGGATATTGAAAATAAATTGTTTATTAAAAAAGAAGAAATTAATGATTTAATAAATAAAGTTTGGCTTGGTACCTCAGATAAACAAAACAGACTTGAATTTACAATAAATAAAAGTGAAATATCTGTATTAAATAAATTAGATGAAATTAGTATATCAGTTGCAAAAACACAAAACTTTAAATTTGAAGGAAAAGCATTCGAATTTGATATTAATTATCATTTTTTAAAAGATGCTCTAAGTGTTTTTGAAGGAGATGTTTTAATTTTATTTGATAAAAATATACAAAAAATTCTTATTGCTTCTGATTCAAATAAAGAATCAAAACAATTAGTTACCCCAATGAGAAGATAATATGAATAATGAAATTTTTTTAAAAGATGAATATATAACAATAGGCCAATTATTAAAAAAAATAGGTTTAATAGATACAGGGGGACAAGCAAAAGCATACTTAATATCTACAAAAATATTAATAAATGATAAAAAACCAAAAGGAAGAAGTGCAAAAGTAAAAATTGGCGACATTGTATGAGTTAATAATAAAGTGTTTGTTATTAAGAAATTAGAGAATCAATATGAAAAATAAATTTGTTCATTTAATACCTTTTGATTTAGGGATTGTGTTTGAAGATGATATTTTATTTGATAAAAAATATCACAAAAATTAAAAAGTGTTTTTGTAGAAAAGATAAGTAATGAATATAAAGAAAAAACAAATTTAATATTAGAAAAAGAAAATATTATTGTTAAAGAAATATATAAAGACAAAATTTTTCTAGCAATTAATAAAAACGGTGTTGGTTGCTTTATAGTTAATGATTTTGAAAAAGAATTTTTAACACAAGAACAAAGAACAAAAGTAGAAAATTTGGATTCTTTTGTTTTTTGACAAAAGAAAACATCTCAATATAATTTTTTAAAAAACCAAAATTTTAAAAGCGAATTAAAAGATGCAATTATTCAAGCAAGAAACAAAATTTTAAAAATTGTTTCAGAAATAAAAGGATTTAAAGAAAGAAAAGTCAAAAGAGAAACCAATTCAACAAATTATAAACATAATGGTTTTTCTTATGTTATGACATTGGTTCTTTCTGATAAATCAATTCAGCATTTTGATGGCAATATTGATTCAAGTTTGGAAAAGTGAATAAAAATCGAAGATTTTGAAGGAATAAAAGGTTCTAAAAGCGATATTATTTGTTCATGATCAGTTGTTTCAATTACCAATTCATATAATTTTGAATCTCTGGTTGAAGAAATGAATAATAACGAAAATTTAAAATCGCTGATAGAATGTGAATTATGAATACAAAATAGATGATTTTTAATTGATGCAACACTAGAAAATGTAAAAAATAAACTTAATAAAATTAAACAAAATTTTTATAATGAAACACTTCTAAAAATAATTGATACTGAATTGCAAACTGATTTTTCTGCAAATATGGGAACTTTTAAAAACAAAATAATTGTTGCGTTAAAGAAAACAAGCGGTATTTTGAATCATTCAAAATCTATTATTGAAAAAAGCAAAAAAAGATTTTCAATTTTTCTTAAAACAATAACAACTTTTCTTAGTGTTGGTTTTTCAATATTAAAAATTATTGAGGTTTGAAGACAAAACAAAAACACTGTCGTAGATATTGCAACACTTATACTTATTTTAGGAGTTACTGTTATTGTTATTTTCTATATTGTTTTTGAAGCAATAAAGAATAGGAGAAAATAATGAAAAATAAAATTCTTTTAATTATTGATGTACAAAAAGGTTTTTGTCGATACAACAACACACAAAAAAATCACAAAAAATTGTAAAATTATCAAACAACAATTATTTTGATATAAAGGTTGCTTCACAATTTATTAATAATGAAAATTCCCCGTATGAAGAAATTTTAAAATGAACAAAATTAAGAAATAAAGATGAAATTGATTTGGTGTCAGGTTTAAAATTTGATGCTATTATCAGAAAAAATACCTACACATTTTGAACTTCTGAATTAAAGGAAAAATTAAAGAAATTAAATAATGGTGAATTACCAAAAGAAATTTATCTTTGTGGTATTGACACAGATTGTTGCGTTTTAAAAACAGCAGTTGATATTTTTGAAAATAACATTAGACCGATTGTCATCAAAGACTTTTGTGCTTCAAATGGTGGAATAAAACAACACAATGCGGGATTAAAAGTTTTAGAAAGACTTATAGGTAAAAATAACATAATTAATTTTGCAGACATATTAAGGAGCGAAAACTAAAAAGTGGCAAGGCCACTTTTAATTTTGGGATTTAATATTGTCCTAAATATCATTCGAAAGTTTTATATTCGTCATCATCACCGGATAATGTTGGATAATTATAAGATGAAAATGCAACCTTAGTTGTTTTTCGACCAATAATTCTAAATTTTGTTGATAAAGTTTTCTTATTTTCATTTTTTGTTATTTTAAGATGCCAACTTAATTTTTGATAATTTGAGAATTTTTCGCCTACAACATGGTTTTCAATTAATTCATTAAATTTCTCTAGTGTGTCAGCTTTATTATCTTGTGATAAGAAATCAAAAGCAAATGTATAATTCAATTCTTCTTGTAAGTCCATTGTGTTTGAACCAAACTTCTTAAGTCCTTGTCCAATAAAACAAAGGAATTTACCACCGGTAATACCAGGGGCTTGATACGATTTCATACTTGTTAGTGTTTTTTTATCAAGTTGATTGAATAAAATTTTATTTTTTGCAAGATAAACAATTAATTTCATTTTGCTATCAAGTGTCATATTTTCTGAACCCGCTTTTAGATTTTTATTAAAACCATCTAAATCAATTTCTTTTGTTTTAGTTGTTGAATCAAGTGAAGCAGTTAATTCTATTTTCAATTTGCCTGTTGCAATATCAGGTGTTAATTTTGAAACATTAACATTAATAGTCGAATTATGTTTTTGTAGTGCTTCAAATCCACTAAGCATTATTTCTTTTTCTGTAATATATGAAGATAAGAAGTATTTTTTGTCAAGTTCAATATTTTGTTTCTTCAACATAACTTTTGTTGCAGAGAAAATTGAATCAAATGTTATGGTTTCTTTTTTAAATCCATCAATAGTTTGAACTATGTTTAAAATTTCGCTTCCTTTTGTAAATTTTATGTTAAATGTAACTGTACCATTGTAGTTGTCAAAACTTTGTATAGATTTTTCTACTGTAATACCTTTGGTTGAAAAATCAAAGTCAGTATGTGTCGTTTTGTCCTTTATTTTTAATTGTTCAGCATCCTTAAATTCTTTTGCCTCTTTACTCTTGAATGTATCATCAACAGAAAATTCCATATTTTGGATTTCTTGTGCGAGGTCACTTAATTTAAAACCTGTAATTTGGATTGTGACCGGTTCACTAATTAGATCTCTAATCTTTTTATTTCTTAATTGAACTGAAAAGGTAATTTTATCTGTGCCTTTCAGCATATCTTTAATAACAACTTCATATTCAGGTCCAAAATTAGGTTTTGTAATACCATCCATTGTTGCACTTGAAGTTACTATATTATTTTTATTTGTGTAATCAAACTCATCTTTTTTAGAAATTAACAACTCTTTTAGTTCTGCTTGAGTTTTAATTTTTGCCAATTTAATCTTTGTTTCTTCATAATGGTATATAGGTTTACCAGCGATTATATAACCTAACGTAAAACTTAAAAAATAATTATCTTGATCTTTTGTAAAAATAATCTTATTTTTTGATGAAGCTTCTTTTGTTGAAAAAGTTTGAGCTGTAATTTTATGGTTAAATAGTGTTAAACCTTGTTTTTCTTTTTTAATTGTTCCTAGTGCCGTTCCAAAGTTAGGCTTTGATGAAAAGACTAATTCACTGTTATTTTCAAGTGAGTTTAAAATATTAATTACTTCAAGATTTTCAATAACTTTTGTATCATTAAGAACTTTTAGAGATTGAACGATAGTTTTGTGTGTTTTTTGAACATTAAGAGAAAATGTTTTACTATATGTTTTATTTTGAAACTCGAATTCAACTTTAATATTTCTTTTACCTACTTGAACTTCATCAAGATTATTTGGTTCACTATTAACAAATTTATATTTTATATTTGTGAACAGTGAACTATTTTTTAAACCAGTAAGTTTAACTTTGTTTATATCAATATCATAAGCGTTAATCTTATCAATATCACCCTCATAAGTTAATTTAGCATTTGCTAATTCATCGTCGAGATTAACATCATTTGTAGTTTTATAAACAACTTCTGTACTTGCTTCTTTATTAAGTTTATTATTATAAATGTTTTTGTGTTCAATACGGTATTTGAGTTTTAGTTTGTTTGTATTTGTTATTTCTTCAACAGACACAAAAACAACTTTAATAAAGTAAGGTAGTGAAACAACTTTAATGGTATTATATTCACCCATAGCATTATCTAATAAATCTGTTTTGAATTCTTCTTTGGTAAATTCGCCATTTTGAATAATGCTTATTTTTTGTAAAATATTTTCTAATTCATTATCACTTATTCTAAAGTTTTCAAGTGTAAATTTTTTAGTTGAACTCAATTCATTTGTATATTTATTTTTGAGTTTTATACTAAATTTATATTCGTTAATTGTCCTGCTGATTTCTTCGAATTCAACTGTTTCATAGATTTTTTTGTCAAAATTGCTAAAAGCAACTAACGAGCTATTAACATCTTTTGAATATAACTCATGTTGTTTCTTTACACTTGCACTTAGTTTATTTAATTCTTCGTCAATATTAGAAAATTTTTTAGTTTTTACATTTACTGTCTTGTGTTCTGATTTGTTTGTATCCTTAGATTTATCAACAACAAAAAATGTAACATCGACACTAATATGATCACTATTTTCAACAATTGAAACAAGTTTAAATTCAACTTTTGGATCTAAGTTTGCAATTTGTAATCCTTCAATTTTTTGTTCTACAACCTCAAATGCATATAGATTAGGTTTTGCTGATATCTTTACAATATCTCTTAAATTATTAAACTGTTCATTTGGAGATATAAGTATTACATCTGACAAGTTATTTTGATTGTTCACATCTTTAACCTGATAAGAAATAGTAATTTTATTTTGTGCAGCAATTGAAATATCATTAAAAACCAATTGAACTCTTGAATCTAGATTGGTTATATTAAAAGCATTCTCTTTTTGTGAAAGTATTTGTTCCTTTGTTAGGTTGGCTTTTAATTCGAATTTTATTTGCTTTGCTAATGTATTAAGTTCATCTTTGCTTAATTCATGCTTTTGTGGTTTTACTTCTGTACCACATGAAGAAGCGACAACAGGTAGGCTTGTTAGTCCGCCAATAAATGGAGCAAAAATTAATGCCTTTTTTCTATTCTTTTTCATTTATCTCTTCCTTTTTATATCTTTTAGATATAACTAAATTATATTAAATCTAATGATTTGATATTAAGATTCTTTTTTAGTAACAAAAAGCAAAAAGTGGCAAACGCCACTTTTATATTAGTATGAACCAAGTTCTCAAGTAAATACTTCGCTTGTTTCTTCTGTTGTTGGAGTATATGTTTTCAATTCATCTTCTGTTTTTTTTGTATTTCTACTTATGATAATAAATTTAACATTTATTTTCTTTTCTTGTGAGTTTCCTAAAGCGGTAAGGTGTCATGTTCTAGGTGAGAAAGCTGAAAATGTTGAACCCACTACATAAGTTTTGACTAACGAGTCAAATTTTTCTGTTTCATCTGTTTCTGCATCATTTTTAATAAAATCAAAAATATAGCTATATTTGAAATCATCTTCAAATGTAAATGGACTAGGACTATATTTTTTTAAACCATATTGAATGTAACTTTTTGGTATTGAACTAGTTAAAGGTCTAATGCTTTTTATGATTTTAATCATAGAGTCTTCTAATTTTGCAAAAAGAAGATTATTTTTTGCTAGATAAACAAGAAGTTTCATTTTGGCAGCAAATTCCATATTTTGAGTACTTGTTTTTAGACTCTTGCTAAAACCATTGATTGTATATTCTTTCGTTTCAGTTTTTGAATCTAAAGTAAATGTCACAGTAATCTTAATAGTTCCATTTGATACATCGCTAGTTAGAGATGTAACTTCTGCTTTAATTGTTGAATTATATTTTTGGAATTTTTCAAAACCGGAAATTGAAATTTCGCTTTTTGTTATGTATGATGCTAAGAAGTAAGAAGCATCCAATTTAACATTATTTTTTACTAATTCAACTTTTGTGTTTTCTTTAATTTTTTCTAATGTAATTTCTTCGACTTTAAAACCTGAAACAATGTGACCAATATTGACAATTTCATCATTTTTTGTAAATTTTAAATTAAATGTAACAGTACCAGCATAATTATCAAAACTTGTTATTGTTTTTTCAACTGTTATACCTTTTGAAGTTAAGTTAATTTCTGAATTTGTGGTTTTGTCCTTAATCTTCAAGTTTGATACATCTGTAAAGTCTTTTGCTTCACTAGATTTAAATGAATCTTCAATTGTGAAGTTCATTTTTTCTATTTCGCCCATAAGCTGACTAGCTTTAAAACCAGTAATTTCAATTTTAATCGCATTACTAATTAAGTTATTAATCTTTTTACTTTTTAGTTGAGCATTAAATGTTAATTTGTCATTGCCTCTTGTTAATTCAGTGATAACAACTTCATAACCATCTCCAAAGTCAGGTTTGATTATTCCATCAACTGTTGCATCTGTAACATATGTTGTTGCTTTGTTTTTGTAATCAAATTCAGCTTTCTTTTGTTCAAGCAATGTTTTTAAGTCTTCTTTTTTTACTAATTTAGGTAATGTTACTGTTGTTGTTTCATAATGATATGTTGCAACATTGCTAAGAACATATCCTAACGTAAATGTTAAATAATAATTGTTTGTATCTTTTTTAAAAATAACCTTATTTTTAGATAATAAATCCTTTTTTGAAAAGGCTAATGCAATTAGTTTGTGATTAAATAATACTTTGCCACTTGTTGTTTTTATAGTACCAAATTGTTTTCTAAAACCTTTTGCATCATAAATAAGTTCTGTATTATCTGTAAGTTTTTCTAGCTCATCGATAACATCTGCATTTTCAAAAATGCTTATACTATTAAGATTTTTTAGAGATGAATTTATATTTTTGTGTGATTTTTGAACTTTTAGTTCTAAAACTCTTGTGTGTTGTTTTCCTTTAAAATTAAATGTAACTTCTATTTTTCTAGTTCCGTTTTGAACTTCATCACGGTCATCAGGTTTTGTTTTGACAAAACTTAAATTAATGTTGCTTAATTCATTCTCATTCTTTAGACCTGTTAATTTAATTTTATTTATTTCAACATCATATGCATTTACTTTTTCAATACCGCCTTCATATGTGAGTGTAGCATTTTCAAAAATTCCTTCAATATCAATAGTGCCTTGGCTCACATATGTAACTTTTATCGTTTTCGTTTTAGTTGAATGATTATTTGGAATATTTTTCTTAGAAATTTTGTATTCAACCACCAATTTATTTGGTTCTTGTGAATCTCTTGTTGAAATAAAGTCTACTTTTGTATTATCTGAAAGACCACTAATTGTTACTGTTTTATATATACCATTTGGGTTATTCAATAAATCTGATTCAAATTCTTCTTTAGTGTGTGAGCTGTTTTGTTGAATTGAAACACTTTCCAAAATTTGATTTAGTTCTTCAGTAGATAATGCTAATTCATTAAATGTGAATTCTTTCTTTTCACTCTTTTCTTTTGTATATTTGTTTTGTAGTTTAAATTCAAATTTATAGTTATCTTTTTCCTTTGTTTTTTCTTCAAAATCAACTATTTCAAAGACTTTGTTGTCAAAATTACTAAAAGTGATTTTATCCTTACTCATTTCACTTCAAGGTGTATTACTAATGTCTGTAACATTTGCACTTACATTTGTTAATTCTTCAACAATGCTTGGAAATTCTTTAGCTTTTATTTTTATTGTTCTAGGTTCCGATTCATTTGTAGTTTTTGACTTGTCAACAATAGAAAATGTAACATTAACACTAATATAATCACTATTTTCAACAACTGAAATAAGTTTAAATTCAACTTTTGGATCAATATTTTTAATTTCTAAACCATCGGTTTTTTTCTCTACAAGCTCAAATGCATATAAATTAGGTTTTGCTTTTATTTCTATTACATCTCTTAAATGGTTTAATTGATTAAATGTTGTAAGGTCTATTAATTTCAATTCATCATTTATTATCACATCTGATAAGTTATTTTGATTAGTTTTGTCCTTAACTTGATAAGAAATAATAATTTTATTTTGTGCATCAATTGAAATATCTTTAAAAACCAATTGAACTCTTGAATCTAGGTTAGTTATATTAAAAGCATTTTCTTTTTGTGAAAGTATTTGTTCCTTTGTTAGGTCGGCTATTAATTCGAATTTAATTTGTTTGGCCAATGTATTAAGTTCATCTTTGCTTAATTCATGCTTTTGCGGTTTTACTTCTGTACCACACGAAGAAGCAATAAGCGGTAAATTTACTATTGCACCTGCTAATGGCAATAAAGCTAATGCCTTCTTTCTATTCTTTTTCATTTATCTCTTCCTTTTATATCTTTTAGATATAACTAAATTATATAAAAATGCAAAATAAAAATAAACCCAATGGTTTATTTGTGATATCTAGTTTTTGTATTTGTTTTTTCCAACTTGAACTTCAACATTTGTTTCAATTTCAATTTTTCTTGTCTTAATATTGCTTGCATTTAAGATGTGTCTTGCTATTTCTGCATCTTCTGTATCGTGATATTTGTCATCTTCATAAACAACTTCGCTAATACCTGACTGTGCAATTGTCTTAGCACAACTTGAACAAGGGTAAAGTGAAGTAAAAATTGTACAACCATCAAGATTATTATTTGTATTTAATATTGCATTCATTTCAGCATGAACAACATAAGCATATTTTGTTTCTTTTGGGCTTTCACCTTCGCGGTCTCATGGAAATTCATCATCAATACCTTTTGGCATTCCATTATAACCAAGTGCAATAATTCTTTTGTGTTCATTTACAATGCAAGCGCCAACTTTTGTTGAAGGATCTTTAGATCTCAATGCAGACACTTTAGCTAATGCCATAAAGTATCCATCTCAATATAACGATTTATTTTTCATGTGTTTAATTATACTTTTAATGGCGAAAAAATAAAATTTAGTGGCAAAAGTGAAAAAAATTAAAAATTTTTAAAACATATCAAAAAACCAAAACAACTATAAAACAGTTGTTTTGGTAAAAAATTTACAATTAACAGGATTGTTGATGCATTAAGAAAGATAAAAGCAGTACTTATCGATAGTTTAAACACGAGAGAAGAAACTTTTTTAAGAGTTAGAAATCCAGAATATTACACAAATTTAAGTAAAACATTAGGATATCAAAATATCCCTAAACGGGGTAAAGTTGATGAATTAGGTCCATTTTACTAGAATCAAAATAATATACTTACCATAAAAACCTATTTTATAGGCATTTATAAAAAATCAAATTTCAAACTGTCAAAATCAAGAGCACATTCATCAGTTTTTTGAATCAAAACAGGATTTGATAGAAATGAATTTCTCGCCTTTTTTTCGAAATTTGTTGATTTATCTAATTTTCAAATTTGGTTTCTTAATTTTTTAATTTCTTCATTGCTTAATTCTTTTTTTAAAAATATCATTGGTATAAATTAGCAACCTTTTCAGTAAAATATTTTTTCAATGAATGAATAATTATTTTGGAATACTAATTGCAAATTATGGGAAATTGATACTATATTTGTTTGCATCTGTTAAATATACTAACCTAATATAGCGAATGATTAAATCTTACTTGAGTATTGCGTTTGCTTATATTATCAACAAAAAAATCAAAAGATAAAAAAATTAATTTAGTATCAATTTTTATAAAAAGTAAACCTTTGTCAATAACTTAAATAAAAAAAATAGTAAACCGCTGTTTACTATAGTAAATCTTTAATTTGTTCCATTTTATTTAGGAAGAGTTCTTTGGTTTCCTTAGGGCATTCAACAGCAACATTAGCAAAAGCTTCTGGTCCTGTATGAATAGCAACAACTGGAGCTAGTCAACCAACAAAAGGTTCTTGCTTATACTGAATTCTAAATTCTTCAATATATTTTTCTTGTTCTTCTTGTGAAGCACCGGTGTGAACATAAGCAGAAATTAGTTCATTGTCTTTATTTTCAAGTTTAAAATCTTTTGCCTTAGAAGCAATATTTTTGATTGTACTTTTAGCAAAAACACGCCCCACGCCCTCTTTTTTTAATTCTCCCCTATCAACAGAAATCAATGGCACAATTTTAAATAGTTTTGCAATTGCAGCAGCTGCAGGGTGTAATCTACCACCTTTTACTAAATAATCATTGTATTTAGGTATAAGTGTAATTGATTTATGAAAACTACCGTCTTCAATAAACTTAATATATTCTTCAAATTTTGATGGATCTTTAGCCATTTGTTGTTCAAATCAAATTAAATCCAAAACAATAAGTTGAACAATTTCAATTGATTTAATGGCTCTTAATTTTGGAAATTCTTCTTCCATTGTTTTAGAAGTCTGATATGTACTTGACAAATGATGTGAAATAGGATAAAAAATTATTTTGTCATATTCCTTAGATAATTTTTCAAAAAGTTCACTTGTTTTAGCTAAATTAATAACTGATGTTTTAACTTTAGCTTTTTTTGTATAGTAATTAAACAAATTAGATGTGTTGATATCAACACCATCTTCAAATTCTTTATCATCCACGTTTATGTGAAGTGGAGTATAAAA is a genomic window containing:
- a CDS encoding DegV family protein; this translates as MKYAIVVDSSCALTKKQAEALGWFYTPLHINVDDKEFEDGVDINTSNLFNYYTKKAKVKTSVINLAKTSELFEKLSKEYDKIIFYPISHHLSSTYQTSKTMEEEFPKLRAIKSIEIVQLIVLDLIWFEQQMAKDPSKFEEYIKFIEDGSFHKSITLIPKYNDYLVKGGRLHPAAAAIAKLFKIVPLISVDRGELKKEGVGRVFAKSTIKNIASKAKDFKLENKDNELISAYVHTGASQEEQEKYIEEFRIQYKQEPFVGWLAPVVAIHTGPEAFANVAVECPKETKELFLNKMEQIKDLL
- a CDS encoding lipoprotein 17-related variable surface protein; the protein is MKKNRKKALALLPLAGAIVNLPLIASSCGTEVKPQKHELSKDELNTLAKQIKFELIADLTKEQILSQKENAFNITNLDSRVQLVFKDISIDAQNKIIISYQVKDKTNQNNLSDVIINDELKLIDLTTFNQLNHLRDVIEIKAKPNLYAFELVEKKTDGLEIKNIDPKVEFKLISVVENSDYISVNVTFSIVDKSKTTNESEPRTIKIKAKEFPSIVEELTNVSANVTDISNTPWSEMSKDKITFSNFDNKVFEIVDFEEKTKEKDNYKFEFKLQNKYTKEKSEKKEFTFNELALSTEELNQILESVSIQQNSSHTKEEFESDLLNNPNGIYKTVTISGLSDNTKVDFISTRDSQEPNKLVVEYKISKKNIPNNHSTKTKTIKVTYVSQGTIDIEGIFENATLTYEGGIEKVNAYDVEINKIKLTGLKNENELSNINLSFVKTKPDDRDEVQNGTRKIEVTFNFKGKQHTRVLELKVQKSHKNINSSLKNLNSISIFENADVIDELEKLTDNTELIYDAKGFRKQFGTIKTTSGKVLFNHKLIALAFSKKDLLSKNKVIFKKDTNNYYLTFTLGYVLSNVATYHYETTTVTLPKLVKKEDLKTLLEQKKAEFDYKNKATTYVTDATVDGIIKPDFGDGYEVVITELTRGNDKLTFNAQLKSKKINNLISNAIKIEITGFKASQLMGEIEKMNFTIEDSFKSSEAKDFTDVSNLKIKDKTTNSEINLTSKGITVEKTITSFDNYAGTVTFNLKFTKNDEIVNIGHIVSGFKVEEITLEKIKENTKVELVKNNVKLDASYFLASYITKSEISISGFEKFQKYNSTIKAEVTSLTSDVSNGTIKITVTFTLDSKTETKEYTINGFSKSLKTSTQNMEFAAKMKLLVYLAKNNLLFAKLEDSMIKIIKSIRPLTSSIPKSYIQYGLKKYSPSPFTFEDDFKYSYIFDFIKNDAETDETEKFDSLVKTYVVGSTFSAFSPRTWHLTALGNSQEKKINVKFIIISRNTKKTEDELKTYTPTTEETSEVFTWELGSY
- a CDS encoding deoxycytidylate deaminase; this translates as MKNKSLYWDGYFMALAKVSALRSKDPSTKVGACIVNEHKRIIALGYNGMPKGIDDEFPWDREGESPKETKYAYVVHAEMNAILNTNNNLDGCTIFTSLYPCSSCAKTIAQSGISEVVYEDDKYHDTEDAEIARHILNASNIKTRKIEIETNVEVQVGKNKYKN